One Amycolatopsis thermophila DNA segment encodes these proteins:
- a CDS encoding HAD-IIA family hydrolase encodes MADALRTAYDAFLLDLDGTVYHGARPIPGAAEAIRRLREQGTPVRFVTNNASKAPGDVAAHLRALDVDAAPDEVSTSAQAAAKLLGDRLPAGSAVLVVGAPALEDEITAAGLKPVREAGDDGGDVAAVVQGHNPATGWADLAEACVAIRAGALWVACNVDTTLPTERGLLPGNGSMVAALRTATGATPEVAGKPEAPLFHTAAASANASRPLAVGDRLDTDIAGAVTAGVDSLCVLTGVATPATLVAAAPAERPTYLGADLGALAEPPGELRIAPQPGWQVRPHGDTLVADGDGTPLALLRTLCAVAWDTGVTALRPGGERATAAFTELGLPTGGEPIR; translated from the coding sequence ATGGCTGACGCCCTCCGGACCGCCTACGACGCGTTCCTGCTCGACCTCGACGGCACCGTCTACCACGGCGCCCGGCCCATCCCGGGAGCCGCGGAGGCGATCCGCCGCCTGCGCGAGCAGGGCACCCCGGTGCGGTTCGTGACCAACAACGCGTCCAAGGCACCCGGGGACGTCGCCGCGCACCTGCGGGCACTCGACGTCGACGCCGCGCCGGACGAGGTCAGCACGAGCGCCCAGGCAGCCGCGAAGCTGCTCGGCGACCGGCTGCCCGCCGGCTCGGCCGTCCTCGTCGTCGGCGCACCCGCGCTCGAGGACGAGATCACCGCCGCCGGCCTCAAACCCGTGCGCGAGGCCGGCGACGACGGTGGCGACGTCGCCGCCGTCGTGCAGGGCCACAACCCCGCCACCGGCTGGGCCGACCTGGCCGAAGCCTGCGTCGCGATCCGCGCCGGCGCCCTCTGGGTCGCCTGCAACGTCGACACCACCCTGCCCACCGAGCGCGGCCTGCTGCCCGGCAACGGATCGATGGTCGCCGCACTGCGCACGGCCACCGGCGCCACCCCCGAGGTGGCCGGCAAGCCCGAGGCCCCGCTGTTCCACACGGCGGCGGCCTCGGCGAACGCGAGCCGCCCGCTGGCCGTCGGCGACCGGCTGGACACCGACATCGCGGGAGCCGTCACCGCCGGGGTCGACTCGCTGTGCGTGCTCACCGGTGTGGCGACCCCGGCCACCCTCGTCGCCGCGGCCCCGGCCGAGCGCCCCACCTACCTGGGCGCCGACCTCGGCGCCCTCGCCGAACCCCCAGGCGAGCTGCGCATCGCGCCGCAGCCCGGCTGGCAGGTGCGCCCGCACGGCGACACCCTCGTCGCGGACGGGGACGGCACCCCGCTGGCGCTCCTGCGCACCCTGTGCGCCGTCGCCTGGGACACCGGCGTCACCGCGCTGCGACCCGGGGGCGAGCGCGCCACGGCCGCGTTCACCGAGCTGGGGCTCCCCACCGGTGGCGAACCGATCCGTTAG